atatcatgtttaaaagaatacacatAAAAGTACTTAGCCAAGGggaaatgcctataaaccgatAAACAGGAGGttcctctgcctgtcaacaaagacaaagaaggagtttccaatctctatgtatatatgtttctgatatatataaattcatatataggatatattaatatgatgttaactacatttatatatttatttatattggaTTTATATTATGATGTATGTTAGGCTATAGGTGAGCAGCACATGTATCAGTGAGAAATATATAATCTTCATAAcgattaattaatatttaaacaataGGTTTTTCTTCTGCATCAACATCATTATTTATTCAGGGAATTTCCAGTACAGTTCTTAGAAAGGGCAAACTTCCTGTAGGGATATCAAATAATTCacttaaaattattatttacatttcaatcaTCTTCATTTAccaaaattatatttcttatacatacaataaaaatatactCAATGAAAAACAAGTAAGAAAGGAGAAATATGGACACCTGCTCTACAATAATGTTTTAGTAATTAGTATAGTGAATGCCATAAACTCTTATTAAAAGTATTCCTTAATTTGTGCTTAGAAATAGTTTATATTTGacaatttgtaatttcaaaggGGATTTCCCATAGTTTCACATGTACACCTTTGGAGATTTCCAATGTTCTATAAATACACGTGTATAAAGTTTTAAAACCCAGCTACATACTTTCTGTTTGCTTATGATTATATACACAAATacttcattttaattttatggATTATCAAAGTTAGCACAATTCTTAGAAGAGATATAATCATATTAGTGGCAACCTAAAAGCTATGCAAGtgaatattaatgatattaattacactacattaaaaatttcattactatatcagtgataaatctacgtgcgcatcccgagtcctcgactcacagaattttaaaaggacccatgaaatttctggaAATGGGTATCAataacactgtgggacccaatgttttcacaaaaaccattgaGAAGGACCCACGAAAAATAATTGTAGATTGAACACTGCTATATATGTATTCAGGTGCGCATTACAATTTTgattcaaaacaacaatttgaatgatttattactggtaatgtgaaagtatgtttgtgttttgaccatattatttttttacagtCCAAGAAATAGGTGCTTCGTCACGTTCCAGTTCAGCTCCTTCCCCTGACAGAGAAAATCTTCGGATTCTTACAAACTTTGGACCTCACCGCCAAATGCCCCCTAGACAGCCTGACAGGCCTCGCCTGGCTGGGGCTATGCCCAGACAACCTGACCGGTTAGATTTTTCCATGCCTCTGCCAGGGCATGACAGACGGGCCTTCCCAGCCCCGCCTAAACAGCCCAATAGGTCAGTATAGCAGTGCTGGACATTCCATTTCCACCTTGATCCAACTCTTAATATCTATGTCTATATCTATGTATAATATGTGACCGTCtataatatgttattttctttattctttttgtatcttgataaaggggcagatcacctcgaaaatttgaaatttggattgtgtatgaaatttgtattttatgtcCTTTAGACATACATTTATCCATTGTTATTTGAAAAACAACTTTTGACATTACTTCTGTGACCTATAGGTCTATGAAAAAGATCATATATAATAGGTCACTGGTTCATTACTAGTCCTTTTAGGATTGCCCCATCTTCAGGCGATGTTTTTAGTGTCTTGGAAACAACATTGTGACATAATGcaacaatattatatacaattgAGAAGTACAGTGAGATAAATAGAACAATGTTTATTCAAAATCTCATGATTGTTTCTCCTGTCTTATAGAAAAAGATACAGTGAACATATGTGTTACCACATTAATATATATGAGACTTCAGTCTTTTATAGTGAAGCAAATGTCTTTCCTActtgtattacatgtgtatttaaTTGTCGAATACGTAACAAAATTATGGATAAAAATCAATGCAGATAAATCATATTCTAGCTTTTTCCCAGGATGATGCATCTTAACTGTATGTGAAGTGAAGTAAAGAAATTTGTATGAAATTGTTtccttttatttctttattaagGCAGATAATACCCATGCATTCACCCCTGTAGTTTCACAATGAACTGTCCCACTCTTTAAActagaagagtctaaatataACTTTGTGGGTGAATGAGTTGACAGATAGGTACTGGATTGCTTTTGAAAACGAGAAAATTAAGATATTAACATGGTTATTTGTAATATTCACAGTGCTGAAATAGAGAGGAGATATAAAGAGATCATGAGCCAGACAGGAATTCTCACGCTGGATGGAAAGGTATGGCTGCTTGTCTGGTTATAATTAtccatatacaaaatgttttaatcagGTATAGCTAAAGGTAAGCTTCACTTAAATTCTATTATCAACAAATGCCTCTTCAATAGGTAATGctctttgaaaaataatatttcagattATTCTTGTAGTGATGAATGATGGGCATATTATAATATACTTATACATGCTTCATATATATTAATgcatatgtatgtgtatgagTGTGTGCTATGTACTCTAAGCTAAATAAAATCACCTTTTTGGTTGGCGctttcatgcttaatattaaaACTTCATACACATGATCATGACAACTTTTTGTATGAATTCAATTTCAGACTTTTTAATTAAGGTCCAAACCATAGATCACTGTTTCTTTGAATAGAAATTGACAGAATTTGATATGTCACTAAAAGCTCTCCtgactacatataacataaggaAAGTATATCATAGGTATTAGGCCAGTATTCACACCTATTTAAGTTGCATTGATTGTAATtttatatcttttcttttctcagAAATATCCAACTGAAATCAGTGAACTGGAACACTTAGGAGAGCTTGGTCATGGAACGTGTGGTCATGTGGTGAAGATGAGGCATAAGCGAACAAATCACCTAATGGCTGTTAAAGTATGTAAAAGTTATATTAGCTATACCTCCCGATAGAAAacgaattatctccctttgacctattatttccctttgtacatgtatatatgatgacATAGTTATTATGATTACATTGTCATCCATTTAAACCTTTTCTGTGTGTAAAAAAAGTAGCAGGATCAATTTCATAGTGATTTTCACTAAGTCTTAAAATTCTATGAGGGTAGGCAAGTAGATTTCTAATATCCTTCATGTCTAAAACGTATACACTATTAATTAGTCTAATAacaattacattgtaatttTACTTCTGATAAAAACAATCTGAATTCTATTttcttatcaaattaaaatgtaaCTTTGTCACTTTCACAGCTACATGATCCttgtattaacatacctttgTTTAtctattatgtttttattgtctTGTAGCAAATGAGAAGATCTGGAAACAAGGAGGAGAATAAAAGAATAATCATGGATTTAGATGTGGTAATAAAGTGCCATGATTATCCCTTTATAGTACAGTGTATTGGAACCTTTATCACAGATGTAAGttatacattgaaatattaattgtatcatttataatactTTGAGTGAATCCTCGGCATattttattccgtctttgcatataacaggcTTATCTCCCTTTGCAGTTGGAAtcaattatgatgtcattactTTATGTCATTTTCTCATGAAGATATAACATAACCCTCACAAATACATGACACCTCAATCCATACCcacccgcaaggacagataactgtTGTATTCAAATGCagaatatgaaaaaattaatttctgACTGTagcattttattgaaatatctcTATTTCATAACAGTTCTACAGTTGTACTGCAAAATCTTGTTCATAGCAAACTCATTCTTGTGTTCATCCACCTCATTTTCTAAGAAAGGAAACACTTATAAATCAACTTTTCTATTAACTGTGAAATCTTCAAAATCTTTTTACCAAAGTAATTAAAAGcaatataaatgataatgtTGAGATAATCATGTTATTTTTCAGAGTGAAGTATGGATCTGTATGGAACTCATGTCTACATGTTTAGACAAACTCTTAAAGAAAACCAAAAGACCGATTCCAGAGGCAATTCTAGGAAAGATGGCAGTAGCGGTGAGTTGATGTCTCCCTCCTCTTTGAGAGTtagatttatacaaaaatattgtaataaattgtaaatgttaCACAGTGTAATCATTACTCAGATATTTAACGTCACTGTTTTTAAAGTTACACAATCAGGGTTTCCAATATAAAGAGATTATTTAGCCCCAGCTCAATGAAATTTCTTCTCAAACTTGGGAAACTCCTTTTAAGGAAACTTCCATTCTCATTCCATCTCAAGCAGacttatgaaaaaaataacgaGAAAAACAGTATGAGAGacaaatgtaatttttgtgGTAACATGACCTTCTATACAGATTGGAGACCCCATAATTACACTTTAGAGACCCCAGTGTGATGATTGAACATATTGAATTGTATCAGTGTTTTGTTGAATGTTTTTGTATAGTATCATGTTATAAATTTTTGATTGTTTGTCATTGTTTTAGATTGTAAGGGCATTAAATTATCTGAAGGAAGAACATGGAGTCATACATAGAGGTGAGTACAGTTATGTAATACTTCCTGCATTCAATTCTCTAGTATAATATCAAACATTTGTATATGCTAGGAGTAACTCGATTAACTGTAGATTTATCAGTCGTCACTTCAGGTATTATTAAAATGACACTAGCAGATGTTGAAAATGGTTCAACCTGCAAGGATTATTTTCAGTATTAATTCTTGTATCAGGAtttatatgttgttagtattgCTTTTCATCTATGTTTTATCTGACATATCTTACCAGATGTGAAGCCATCCAATATATTGCTGGACGAGAGGGGTACCGTGAAGTTATGCGACTTTGGCATCAGCGGCCGCCTTGTGGACTCAAAAGCAAAGACGAGAAGTGCAGGATGTGCAGCCTATATGGCAGTAAGTGTATAGACAAATTATCTTATTTACACGCAGAGTCGGGAGAATTCAtcagatgttttatgtagaaGTGTTGGCCATATAGATACCATTTTGTACCTTCAGGTTGTGTGTTGTTTACCAAGTTCTTTAATCTCAGCAAATGTAGATGTTGTCCAAATTACAATGGTTCTAGGTATATCTTTGTAATACTGAAGTCCTTGacgctaattatatatatataaacatacacaCAATTTGCACATACAGTTATGATAATaagataaggggagataattcagttATCACTTATGTTTGTAGCAACAACATCATTTCTATTGAACACTAAACCATtacatgcattatatatattatatttaactgTTTGTTTTCATACCTAGCCTGAGAGAATAGACCCACCTGACCCACAAAGACCTGACTATGACATCCGAGCAGACGTCTGGAGTCTGGGCATCACGCTGGTGAGTATATTACTCAATTTCAGAGACCATTTTATACATAACACAGAAGAATatttattggaaaaaaaacccacataaaAACTGTTTCGACCGAAGGAACTCAGAAGTGAGAAATACAAGCTCCCACACCTCCTTCCTTCTcccaaaaatcatatttttagtACAATCTTGTTTTGTATCTACACTTTTACGATGATTAGTCCACCTTTATTTAGGTATTTTTTAGTTCTggttaggtttttttttctcttacaAAGCGTGCTAGTCGAACTACACATATTAACACTTTCCTTTCCTAATCAGTGCCACAACTTGATGGaaaatttctatttctattttatGTTCCAGGTCGAGTTGGCAACAGGAGAGTTCCCATATAAAAACTGTAAAACCGACTTTGAAGTATTAACAAAAGTCCTACAAGAAGACCCACCTTTATTGCCGCCAGGGAAGGATTTCTCTCACGAGTTCTGTTCCTTTGTTAGAGATTGGTAAGTTTGTGGACCATTGCTAGTCAAATATCACATGTTCACCTGTTCAGCCATGTCATCAATTTCATAAGACAATGTTATACTAACACTGTTGTGATAATGATAGGCAATAATGATGTCGTAATAAACATATATCTCTAGAGCTAGAATGAAACGTCACACATCTGAGTCAGATTTCATATCTTTTATAGATAAGCAATTGAAAGTGTTGGCTATATTTCcattaatactagttatgtgatagatagaatcttacactcatggaTGCATAATTTGATATGCTACTCGCCTAAAACCTTGTGggtttaaatcaaattattgagctcattcaataattttcataatatgtTAGATTCTCAATTTACATTTGTTATGGATTTAATGATAAATGGagaaatcaatttaaatgaGACAAGATCAGAtgaatagaaatattaaaagaaCAATCATATAAAACTTAACTAACATctattgaacatttttttaatgttttcactTTCAGTTTAACTAAAGATTATAAGAAAAGACCCAAGTACAAGAAATTAATTGAACATAAGTTCATCAAACGATATGAGAAGGAGGACGTAGATGTAGCTGCTTGGTTCTCTGATGTAACTCTTTTAATGGCCGTCCAATGTAGGTCTTGATACAGGTGAGTCTCTTTTAATGGCCGTCCAATGTAGGTCGTGATACAGGTGAGTCTCTTTTAATGGCCGTCCAATGTAGGTCTTGATACAGGTGAGTCTCTTTTAATGGCCATCTGATGTAGATCGTTATACAGGTGAGTCTCTTTTAATGGCCATCTGATGTAGATCTTTATACAGGTGAGTCTCTTTTAATGGCAATCTGATGtaaatctttatataatttGCTGCTGACTTAAGCTAAAGAGTCCAAGGCAACAGGTGATCCATTTCATGTATCACAGGGATTGGTGTAAAATTGTGATCATTCTAAAATATATCGAGAATCTAAAACTGTGTCTGACAGGAACATTATGCTTTGCTACTGTTTATTAGCACAATAGGATGATCAGAAGAGattatgttatacatatgtattgtcTTTAAGGATATGGCAAATATttgaatacatacatgtacatgtgcacTTGCAATAAGCTCATCCAAGACAAGAGCAGTCTAACTGCTAAATAGAGTCACTTCACACATATTTTCTCTGTTAGTAATATCTAATACAGTCAGAATACATGCTTTTATAAACCAATTTATTGTCGTGTtgattaaatttcacaatttaaaCTCATTTGGTTCTTCTGTACGTATGTTTGAAAATTGATCCCACATGAAAATAAGTTGAATTACAGTATATACTTTGAGTTtgagtttaatttatttttgtatttattcaattatttattgacaaaactaATACCTATATCTATAACACATCTGACTGGGAAATGTTTTATCAGTTGCAGATGGACAGAGATGGACAAAGCTCTGTTAGGGACATCGCTGGTCACTGGTCGACGCAGCTTTTATTCCTTAAGACTTTTAATGTCATTGGAACAGCTGACAATTTCAGACAAAGCTGGTCAGTATTTTATACTTTTGTTGACCATTGGCTAGCTGAGTTTAGTTCCTGATTCCTATCACTGCACGTTGTGTGGATCTGGAGTTGCCATGCTTGAGATCAGACTCTGGACAGAAGAATGGAGTCCTTGTGTTACGTACTGGTCAGTTCTGTTGGTGGTCTGACAGTATATACACCATTGACCACTGGACAGCATGCTTTTGATCCTCAGGACATTGCTGGACATGTACTGGACAGTGGCCAGCCTACACATCCAATCATAAGACTACGTCTGCTCAATCAAAGACATCACATGGATTGCTAAAACCCCAGAATTTGATGGGGAAACCACTAGGTATTGTGTTTAAATTGCTGTGCTTCTCCACGTTAACTTGGATTGTGATATTGATTGTACAATATCTTTACTTCAGAAAgtgtttaaacatttttgtcTCACTCGCATGAGCTATCACAGTTCATGGTTTTCTATCATGCATATATATAGTCTGTGGTTAATCATGGATCGACTGTAATTTTTACTACATTTATGTCTATAACTTAACtgataataacatattaaaCCGTGAAGTGTTAAAAGATCAAAATTTccatagaaagaaaaaaagtctgatatatatttcaaaacaacacgACAATAATAGCAGCTAGTATGCAggataatgattttgttttgttcccTCTACCTTTCTCAAAACATAGAAATTCTATTTAGGAATAAGATCAACT
This genomic window from Argopecten irradians isolate NY chromosome 4, Ai_NY, whole genome shotgun sequence contains:
- the LOC138321289 gene encoding dual specificity mitogen-activated protein kinase kinase 7-like; the encoded protein is MSSTYSLQQRMDDLEKRLKSENDSSRRLVGPSELIYARGGESANPSPRRPRQFQEIGASSRSSSAPSPDRENLRILTNFGPHRQMPPRQPDRPRLAGAMPRQPDRLDFSMPLPGHDRRAFPAPPKQPNSAEIERRYKEIMSQTGILTLDGKKYPTEISELEHLGELGHGTCGHVVKMRHKRTNHLMAVKQMRRSGNKEENKRIIMDLDVVIKCHDYPFIVQCIGTFITDSEVWICMELMSTCLDKLLKKTKRPIPEAILGKMAVAIVRALNYLKEEHGVIHRDVKPSNILLDERGTVKLCDFGISGRLVDSKAKTRSAGCAAYMAPERIDPPDPQRPDYDIRADVWSLGITLVELATGEFPYKNCKTDFEVLTKVLQEDPPLLPPGKDFSHEFCSFVRDCLTKDYKKRPKYKKLIEHKFIKRYEKEDVDVAAWFSDVTLLMAVQCRS